The following nucleotide sequence is from Synchiropus splendidus isolate RoL2022-P1 chromosome 14, RoL_Sspl_1.0, whole genome shotgun sequence.
AACCCGTGTGATGCTGGATTTGTCGCTATCGAACAGCAGTAAAATGTACTGTTAGCGGTGAGTGGTGTTTTATATGAAGCCTAAAATGCGTCCCTCCCGTCGTTTTAGCGCAGTTCAGCCGGTGGCAGCCTGCATGCAGCATTAGCCGCAGAGTGTTAACCGGGTTACGCTCATTTACACAGCTTAGTTGTTGGACCGCCCACTCATGGAAGACCCGTCCCCGGAGCAGAGAACTCCAGATCCCATTAGAAGGTCGCCAGCTTCCAGGACCAGACCCATTGTAAGCCCCAGGACTGAGAGCATGGGGGGCATGATGGCATCTGTTCTCCACTGGGTCCATGACGTCGCCTCCGTCACCCTCCTCAAGGCCCGCAGGACTTTATTTCAAGCTGCTGTTCTCTTCTGCGTGCTGGTCCTGCTCCTGTGGGTTTCCATCTTTCTGTATGGGAGTTTCTATTACTCCTACATGCCCACGGTGAGCTTCTCCACGCCAGTGCACTACCGCTACAGCTCCGATTGTGACCCCTCAGGGTCAGGCCTCTGTTCCTTCCCTACAGCCAACATCTCCTTCCTGAAGAATGAGCGGGACCAGGTCATCGCGTATGGTCAGCCCTATCGGATCTCCCTGGAGCTGGAGATGCCAGAGTCGCCTGTGAACGAGCAGCTGGGAATGTTCATGGTCAAGATGTCCTGCTACACCCATGGTGGCAAGACCGTGTCGTTGGTGGCGAGGTCTACCATGCTGCACTACCGCTCCAGCCTGCTGCAGACGCTCAGCACCTTCTTCTATTCACCGCTTCTGTTGACTGGGATGGCGGAGCAGAAGCAACTCATCGAAGTGGAGCTCTTCACCAGCTTCAAGTCCAACGCTTACCAGCCGACAGTTGGAGCAGTTGTCGAGATCCAATCGAAGCGCGTGCAGATCTACTCGTCCCAGCTGCGCATCCATGCCTACTTCACGGGCGTACGATATGTGCTGTACAACTTCCCACTGACATCCGCGGTCATCGGGGTGGCCACCAACTTCGTCTTCCTCACCGTCGTCGTGCTTTTCAGCTACCTGCAGTTTGTCTGGGGCGGGCTGTGGCCCCCAGATCAGGTCAGAGTCAGGGTCACCATTGGAGATAACACCCGCAcgcagcagaggagagaggaggctcGGAAGCGCATGGAGAAGGACAACCTCAAGAAAAACCCCAGTGCTCCGAGCTTAATCGGTCCCACTGCTGAGACGACAGAATTCCAGGAAAGGGATGCGGCGGCAGAGTGTTCCTCAATCGAGCCATTACATGTCCCTGAGGGGGAAACACTGGATTCTACAAATAAGGAGTCTCATGACTGTGAACCTCTGGAGGAAGAGTCGGGTGCTGAGGTTACGTCTGTGCTGCCTGAACACAGCGAGACCACTCTCCGGCAGAGAGCCGGCCCCTGGATGAGCCTCTGAACGACGACAGTCCAAACATATACCGCTTGAAACCATATCACAATTGTGAGACTCATTATTTTACAGAACAGTTTACCACTTTATTGTGTATCTTTGTTGAGAACTAGGATAGTAGCCCACATTCCAAGCACGGCACGTCTCACaatatttcctcttttttaCCTATGCTGCTGTACATTgagcacatttttatttatacatcTACCAACTTGACCTGGGGCGGAAAACCTGAAGTCCTGCTTTAGCTCCTCTCAGATCATGCCACAGTTCCTGCTTAACCTTAAATGTACTGGTTAAAACAGCTTGGATATTGTCGTCACACGGTTTCAGACCCAGTGTGTTCACAAAGTGCCCTTGTCATACTCACTCTGTAACTCCTTCTTAGCAATTTGTTTCAGAGAAGAGCTTCCTGAATACAGTCTTTCAAAGAGTCCTAAACCACTGTGCAAGGTTTAATGTGTGCATGACTGCTCTGTTCCCCAGCTCTGTCATGCTGCTGAAGTCCTCATCTCATCCATCTTTCTGTGTTTGTTACATTTATGACTCatgttgaatgtatttattgcattgcctgttgttgttttggaccattttatatttttgttgttttaagccATTGGTCGAGCACATCTATATCAATGGAGGAAGTGTTATAATACAGTCTTTTAATGTGAGTGTAGGTTGTTGGGGAGGATTTCTTGCAAGTTTATTAGAAAGCACTGGCGGGTGGGATGAAGTGTTATGGACCAAAAGTATGTTAACCTCTGTCTGGTGTTGCAAAAAAACGTCTGCAAAGTTACAGgttctatttattttctcttggtTTGTATTGAATAAACATATACAGTAGAATATAACATggtctttttttctgattaaaaaaaacttgcaaaatacaaaaatatagaaTCACAGATTCATTTCGGTTCACAAGTGCCACTTCATCAGGATGGGCCTAGTTCTGGACACTGCAAGAACCAACCAAGTACAAGAAAGTGACCAAGCTCAGTGTGAATGACATGAGGACTGTTCagtgccgacacacacacacaagtgaaatcCGATGATAAAAATAggtgtttcatttcacttgCACATACGgaactaaaacaaaaaataatttatgggATAGACATGTTCATATTTTGTAACAATATGTTTATTCAAAATGTTCTCAgctttgtttctatttttactGTTTACTGTGTTCGAATGATTGGTGGATGGTTTGCTGACAAATTCACTGCGTATTTTCATCAGTTTGTCCTCCTCATATTACATGTTTCACAGAATTATTGCCAACTTCACACAGTTAGATTCGAATTTCGCATGCGCTGGCACCATATTAATCTGGTTATATCTCCTATCTAGGTATGTTTTTTAGATTCTCCATTGTATGAGCAATAAAGAAGCCTTTTGGATTCTCCAGAACCAGTGGAGAATCCAAGTAAATCACCAACAACATCCACTTTTAAATCGTATCCAAGAATCCTAATGTATGTTGttgtgatgcttttatttttcacatctcTGATGATTCCCTTGGAACAGCTTTATTCGCAGACACTCTCTTGATACAGCAACATCTCTCGGAAAATTACATTAAGTCCATTAGAGGTCTTCATTCAGAGCCACAGCCTCAATCTGTCAAATGAATTATGCAGTGGTCTGGATAAGGAGCGAACTAATTATTTTAAAGAATCCATCACTTGTTCCAAATTCGTACTGGCGACAGATGTAATCTCACATTCTGCTTTGCCGAGAAATGTCAAAACTATTTTGACCTCTTCCCCTAGGTACTGTCTCACCCATGACTTCTGCTGTCATTTGTTATGTTTGAATCCAAATATTAGACCAAAAATAATGGTGGTATTTGCCATCCCATGATATGTTGCCAAAGAACAGACTCACATTGACTTGACCATACATGGAGCTGgaacacatacagtatataagcCAGCTCTCTTGGTGTTGAGTGTTCCACTTGAGTGGCGCCATGATTCGACATTCCTCCCCGCAGCTCCGGGTCGGCATGTCCTTTGACCTCATGTATTGTGATGCTCCTCACACTTCCCTTCCGAAACGTCTACCGTGGACTCGCTCACCACTCTGGACCCgacgtcctccagctcctcgtcGGCGCTGTCGGCCCAGCGCCCGACCCGTCTCACCCCCTCGGCCACCACCGGGGCGTTGATGCAGGGGTTGTGGTCGTAAATGACCAGCTTCAGACCCTCCAAGTGGGACAGTCCTGGGAAGAAGCGGATTTTGTTACGATCCACATCAATGACCGTGATGAGGTGCATTCCTAAGAGCACGGACGGAAACTCCTGCAGCTCGTTCCCAGCCAGCCAGATGCTCCTCAGTTCCTCCAGCCGGCTCAGTTCACTGGGAACACTCCGGATCTGGTTATAGCCCAGGTGTAGAGTCTTGAGATTCGGAAGGTCGCACACCACCTTTGGGAAAACTGAGAAGTAATTGGTTTCCAGCCAGAGAGTATTCAGCTCCTTCAGCTTCCTCAGCTCTTCAGGCAGGCGGTGAAGTCTGTTGTTGCCCAGGTAGAGAATAATGAGATTCGGTAACTTACACACAGCTGCAGGAAGTTCTTCAAAACAGTTGAAGTCCAGAGCTAAAAGTTGCAGATTCCTAAGGTCTTGAAGTTCTGGGGGTAAGCTGCTGAGGTTGTTGTCACTCAGATACAGCTTCACCAGCTCAGTGAAGGCGCAGGCCACTGGTGGCATCCGTCGCAGCTGCCGGCTGCTGAGATCCAGCGTACGGTCCAGCGGCATCTCCTTGAGGTCCCCCACGAGGAAGCGTTGAATGCGCTCGGATGGGAAGAAAGCAATGACCCCACGCATGGCGTTTCCCATAGCACTCAGCTCTCCACATCAATCGAATGAAAGACCGGATCAAAAACACGGATGGACATCTCTAAAGGTTCCCCCGTCCTGAATCCACCTCTCTGCCTCCACCAAATGATCTGTTTATCCTGCACAATGAGCTGAGATGAATTCCCCGGTGTAGCCTTCTCACTGTCTCCCTGCCGCTCTGAGCTGCACCCGACTTCCAAGGCAACAACCAGCCGCTCTCTCCTCCCCATTTGACTTTCCCCAATTCTTCCCAGAGATGACAGAGGTGGGGAGCAAACAGACACTTATCTAAAGAGGCAGAGGAAGTCCTTTGGTTAAGGTCATTTACACACTGATTCTGCAGCACCGTCAGCAAGGTGTTTTCTACAGTCAGATGAATCATTGAACAGGTCATTAAAATCCATCTGTAATGAAGAAATAGAAAGGAACTATTTGTCGATCACCATCTGAGGAAGGTCGCTCAAGGTCAGTGGAGGTCACGAATGAGATGAATACTGTAACGGCATGGGATTACCACTGAATATCTGCTGGGATTCAAGGAAACAGTCAGACTTAATGAAGATTAAATTTGCTGCTGCAGAAATCATTACGAAGTGACCGCTTCCATAGCTGCACAGTCACTActaagaaaacaaatgtattgaattaaaatgttgatttttttttttaagcttttcTCCCCATATTTTTTGTTAAGTTTGGCAAGAACAAACAGATCTTTGCAACCAAATGACAGAATATTTCAGTtggttttcaaaaacaaaacaagaaaaaggcaCCTACAAACATATCAGAATAagaccaaataaaataaaatactacatAGTAAACTCCCACCGCGCCCCCGAAGAATGTCAAATCTGTCTTCAGTCTCATTTGTTTCAATGCATCCTTCAATCACGGTGTTTTTCTAACCTGTGAAAGTCAATTTGATTCAGGCTTCTATCTAACATTGTAATTCCTTTCTATATGTATTTTTCCACCAACCATTCatgcatttgtatttttctgaagAGCCGTGAACTTTATCTATGTCTGTTCTCCTTGTCTGCTTGAGGTGTGACTTCACCCTGCATGCCTTTATTGGAGCTATTTTGTAAGCTGATAAAAGTCAGAAGGAATCTGGTTGTTCTTATCACTTGTTCCGGTGGTCTGTTTATATTCACTGGCAGACATCCTTGAATCCACTTGAATCAGGACTCAGCCACAAGTTTATGTCATTTAAGaaccaataaaaacagattATATTCCTCAACATTTATCCAGTGACTCATTCAgcaagtgtttttattattgaaacataaaattgttacaCAATTTTACTTTACATTGtaccacacaaaaaaaagattaaaaaatatatgcttATGTTTATTTACCTCACTGACAATTTGTTAATCCAAATtattgtgaaatattttttggTACATTTTAATCGTCTTTCatcataaaaacacaattgatattaaaatcattaaaacgttttttttttaaatacattgatACATTGCActgaatgtgaaataaaatggaaGTCAAATAAACGCCCGTGTAATAGAATAGAACCAATTAAAAGTTGTCGAAGTCTCCTTTTTATTCGTCCGTAAATGTTTCTAAAGATGATATAGGTCTCAGTCATGGcgtgtttttatttgtgaaatatGCATAATTAGACAAAACAGCGCTCTCTACTGACTCATTTTTCACATACGTTTCCAAACCTTTCTaatctttatttgtttatcgTGACGCCCGAgagaaaataatgttttaataaaTGTAGAAATGAATATTTGcgataaaatgtatttttttattcgcTATTTAAAAATGGTCtataatctttttttaatctgcatTTTTACATAATTCCACcgagtattttttttccctcttaaatGTCGTGACTGGAGCCCGTGAACTGTAACAACGAAATGCTTTTCGCCGGAGCTGTCAGTGAAACAGCGAGATTATTTATTGCTGAGTGATGGAATtgactttcctcccacagtttgTGTACGGAAGTGTTTGGCGGGTTGTAAGGTCAGAGAGTAAAGGCTATTGAACATAaacagccatcttggatttaaGGAAGAGAAGGGGAAAATTGATGCGGTGGGTCTTTCTTTCTGAACGTG
It contains:
- the LOC128770860 gene encoding seipin-like, producing MEDPSPEQRTPDPIRRSPASRTRPIVSPRTESMGGMMASVLHWVHDVASVTLLKARRTLFQAAVLFCVLVLLLWVSIFLYGSFYYSYMPTVSFSTPVHYRYSSDCDPSGSGLCSFPTANISFLKNERDQVIAYGQPYRISLELEMPESPVNEQLGMFMVKMSCYTHGGKTVSLVARSTMLHYRSSLLQTLSTFFYSPLLLTGMAEQKQLIEVELFTSFKSNAYQPTVGAVVEIQSKRVQIYSSQLRIHAYFTGVRYVLYNFPLTSAVIGVATNFVFLTVVVLFSYLQFVWGGLWPPDQVRVRVTIGDNTRTQQRREEARKRMEKDNLKKNPSAPSLIGPTAETTEFQERDAAAECSSIEPLHVPEGETLDSTNKESHDCEPLEEESGAEVTSVLPEHSETTLRQRAGPWMSL
- the lrrc10 gene encoding leucine-rich repeat-containing protein 10 codes for the protein MGNAMRGVIAFFPSERIQRFLVGDLKEMPLDRTLDLSSRQLRRMPPVACAFTELVKLYLSDNNLSSLPPELQDLRNLQLLALDFNCFEELPAAVCKLPNLIILYLGNNRLHRLPEELRKLKELNTLWLETNYFSVFPKVVCDLPNLKTLHLGYNQIRSVPSELSRLEELRSIWLAGNELQEFPSVLLGMHLITVIDVDRNKIRFFPGLSHLEGLKLVIYDHNPCINAPVVAEGVRRVGRWADSADEELEDVGSRVVSESTVDVSEGKCEEHHNT